One Mangifera indica cultivar Alphonso chromosome 4, CATAS_Mindica_2.1, whole genome shotgun sequence genomic region harbors:
- the LOC123213723 gene encoding uncharacterized protein LOC123213723 isoform X2, with translation MRWEEIKLLKMVQQSVDFKFNDYGLGSPETNLPSHDKQQQVAAKKTALRELQNENRIVVPNANGTSLYSKNRGPVNDAIKVSGTKRPLHDSPLSPLRDQSLSNNVTNGHLVYVRRKSETELGKIGMSDSTTIRADCMHPKQAGQSDCVHRQSQIKEPKVSCFPAFSPLPMTSFTSTSGKPSIPELGRSLMKSPVESNYHPIGSASPSDGPRGMKNLLWEERYQRLQMLLKKLDESDQEEYVQMLWSLSSVELSRHAIELEKRSIQLSLEEAFCSQRSQPCCNVECVRKIYQESERTLDISRPQSSK, from the exons ATGCGATGGGAAG AAATCAAATTACTTAAGATGGTTCAACAATCAGTagattttaaattcaatgacTATGGGCTGGGTAGTCCTGAAACTAATTTGCCCAGTCATGATAAGCAACAGCAGGTTGCTGCTAAGAAGACAGCATTGAGAGAATTGCAGAATGAAAACAGAATTGTGGTGCCAAATGCTAATGGAACTTCTCTATATTCAAAGAATAGAGGACCTGTTAATGATGCCATTAAGGTTTCTGGCACCAAGAGACCATTGCATGATTCCCCGTTAAGTCCCTTAAGAGACCAATCATTGAGCAACAATGTTACAAATGGACATCTTGTATATGTTCGTAGAAAATCTGAAACAGAATTGGGCAAGATCGGCATGTCTGACAGCACAACCATTAGAGCTGATTGCATGCACCCAAAGCAAGCTGGTCAATCTGATTGCGTTCATCGACAATCCCAGATAAAGGAACCAAAGGTTTCTTGTTTTCCAGCATTTTCACCTTTACCGATGACTTCCTTCACAAGCACATCTGGAAAACCATCAATTCCTGAACTTGGGAGGTCTCTTATGAAATCTCCAGTGGAATCCAATTATCATCCCATTGGTTCTGCTTCCCCCTCAGATGGTCCAAGAGGAATGAAAAATCTGCTCTGGGAAGAACGTTATCAACGATTACAGATGCTGTTGAAGAAATTAGATGAATCAGATCAAGAGGAATATGTGCAGA TGCTTTGGTCACTTTCCTCGGTTGAACTTAGCAGACACGCTATTGAACTGGAAAAGAGATCAATTCAGCTTTCATTGGAGGAAG ctttttgCAGCCAAAGAAGTCAACCGTGTTGCAATGTTGAATGTGTTAGGAAAATCTATCAAGAATCTGAGAGAACCCTTGACATATCCAGACCTCAGTCAAGCAAATAA
- the LOC123213723 gene encoding uncharacterized protein LOC123213723 isoform X1, with product MRWEEIKLLKMVQQSVDFKFNDYGLGSPETNLPSHDKQQQVAAKKTALRELQNENRIVVPNANGTSLYSKNRGPVNDAIKVSGTKRPLHDSPLSPLRDQSLSNNVTNGHLVYVRRKSETELGKIGMSDSTTIRADCMHPKQAGQSDCVHRQSQIKEPKVSCFPAFSPLPMTSFTSTSGKPSIPELGRSLMKSPVESNYHPIGSASPSDGPRGMKNLLWEERYQRLQMLLKKLDESDQEEYVQMLWSLSSVELSRHAIELEKRSIQLSLEEAKEVNRVAMLNVLGKSIKNLREPLTYPDLSQANKRP from the exons ATGCGATGGGAAG AAATCAAATTACTTAAGATGGTTCAACAATCAGTagattttaaattcaatgacTATGGGCTGGGTAGTCCTGAAACTAATTTGCCCAGTCATGATAAGCAACAGCAGGTTGCTGCTAAGAAGACAGCATTGAGAGAATTGCAGAATGAAAACAGAATTGTGGTGCCAAATGCTAATGGAACTTCTCTATATTCAAAGAATAGAGGACCTGTTAATGATGCCATTAAGGTTTCTGGCACCAAGAGACCATTGCATGATTCCCCGTTAAGTCCCTTAAGAGACCAATCATTGAGCAACAATGTTACAAATGGACATCTTGTATATGTTCGTAGAAAATCTGAAACAGAATTGGGCAAGATCGGCATGTCTGACAGCACAACCATTAGAGCTGATTGCATGCACCCAAAGCAAGCTGGTCAATCTGATTGCGTTCATCGACAATCCCAGATAAAGGAACCAAAGGTTTCTTGTTTTCCAGCATTTTCACCTTTACCGATGACTTCCTTCACAAGCACATCTGGAAAACCATCAATTCCTGAACTTGGGAGGTCTCTTATGAAATCTCCAGTGGAATCCAATTATCATCCCATTGGTTCTGCTTCCCCCTCAGATGGTCCAAGAGGAATGAAAAATCTGCTCTGGGAAGAACGTTATCAACGATTACAGATGCTGTTGAAGAAATTAGATGAATCAGATCAAGAGGAATATGTGCAGA TGCTTTGGTCACTTTCCTCGGTTGAACTTAGCAGACACGCTATTGAACTGGAAAAGAGATCAATTCAGCTTTCATTGGAGGAAG CCAAAGAAGTCAACCGTGTTGCAATGTTGAATGTGTTAGGAAAATCTATCAAGAATCTGAGAGAACCCTTGACATATCCAGACCTCAGTCAAGCAAATAAAAGACCATGA
- the LOC123213723 gene encoding uncharacterized protein LOC123213723 isoform X3 has protein sequence MVQQSVDFKFNDYGLGSPETNLPSHDKQQQVAAKKTALRELQNENRIVVPNANGTSLYSKNRGPVNDAIKVSGTKRPLHDSPLSPLRDQSLSNNVTNGHLVYVRRKSETELGKIGMSDSTTIRADCMHPKQAGQSDCVHRQSQIKEPKVSCFPAFSPLPMTSFTSTSGKPSIPELGRSLMKSPVESNYHPIGSASPSDGPRGMKNLLWEERYQRLQMLLKKLDESDQEEYVQMLWSLSSVELSRHAIELEKRSIQLSLEEAKEVNRVAMLNVLGKSIKNLREPLTYPDLSQANKRP, from the exons ATGGTTCAACAATCAGTagattttaaattcaatgacTATGGGCTGGGTAGTCCTGAAACTAATTTGCCCAGTCATGATAAGCAACAGCAGGTTGCTGCTAAGAAGACAGCATTGAGAGAATTGCAGAATGAAAACAGAATTGTGGTGCCAAATGCTAATGGAACTTCTCTATATTCAAAGAATAGAGGACCTGTTAATGATGCCATTAAGGTTTCTGGCACCAAGAGACCATTGCATGATTCCCCGTTAAGTCCCTTAAGAGACCAATCATTGAGCAACAATGTTACAAATGGACATCTTGTATATGTTCGTAGAAAATCTGAAACAGAATTGGGCAAGATCGGCATGTCTGACAGCACAACCATTAGAGCTGATTGCATGCACCCAAAGCAAGCTGGTCAATCTGATTGCGTTCATCGACAATCCCAGATAAAGGAACCAAAGGTTTCTTGTTTTCCAGCATTTTCACCTTTACCGATGACTTCCTTCACAAGCACATCTGGAAAACCATCAATTCCTGAACTTGGGAGGTCTCTTATGAAATCTCCAGTGGAATCCAATTATCATCCCATTGGTTCTGCTTCCCCCTCAGATGGTCCAAGAGGAATGAAAAATCTGCTCTGGGAAGAACGTTATCAACGATTACAGATGCTGTTGAAGAAATTAGATGAATCAGATCAAGAGGAATATGTGCAGA TGCTTTGGTCACTTTCCTCGGTTGAACTTAGCAGACACGCTATTGAACTGGAAAAGAGATCAATTCAGCTTTCATTGGAGGAAG CCAAAGAAGTCAACCGTGTTGCAATGTTGAATGTGTTAGGAAAATCTATCAAGAATCTGAGAGAACCCTTGACATATCCAGACCTCAGTCAAGCAAATAAAAGACCATGA
- the LOC123213725 gene encoding zinc finger protein ZAT3-like, translating to MMTNNTVSKPEFLFSSSPTHQIITNFASSASPDGNYSQNPRKKRSKTIKIYPSSSPSCSASVSKPKYAKKPEPGAPKITRPCSECGKKFWSWKALFGHMRCHPERQWRGINPPPNFHRPIAPVQDIHDGDSTMTVAEHEVAACLLTLANGDQGYQCGTSSSPREHLFQDSDITMGSLSCTRFECNSCKKVFGSRQALGGHRASHKNVKGCFAITRSDGYEIDQDQIAEDEHKKMMVYLGHKCSICLRVFSSGQALGGHKRCHWEKGDDPSQNQGLNNLLDLNLPAPVEDDSASSSYSSGLTLDLRLGL from the coding sequence ATGATGACCAACAACACAGTTTCCAAACCTGAATTTCTCTTCTCATCTTCTCCAACACACcaaatcatcacaaactttgctTCTTCTGCTAGTCCTGATGGAAATTACAGTCAAAATCCCCGAAAGAAACGGTCAAAGACGATCAAGATTTATCCCAGTTCTAGTCCATCATGTTCCGCAAGCGTTTCCAAGCCAAAATATGCCAAGAAACCTGAACCTGGTGCACCAAAAATCACCAGGCCTTGCAGTGAGTGTGGGAAGAAGTTTTGGTCCTGGAAGGCACTTTTTGGGCACATGAGGTGCCACCCCGAGCGCCAGTGGCGTGGCATTAACCCTCCACCGAACTTCCACCGCCCAATTGCGCCTGTTCAAGACATACACGACGGTGATAGCACAATGACAGTGGCTGAACATGAAGTTGCAGCATGTCTTTTGACGTTGGCTAATGGTGACCAGGGTTATCAATGTGGCACTTCTAGTTCTCCACGGGAGCATCTTTTCCAAGACAGTGATATCACCATGGGAAGTTTGAGTTGCACAAGGTTCGAATGCAATAGTTGCAAGAAAGTGTTTGGATCCCGCCAGGCTTTAGGTGGACACAGGGCGAGCCATAAGAATGTAAAGGGGTGTTTCGCTATAACCAGAAGCGATGGATATGAGATTGATCAGGATCAGATTGCAGAGGATGAACACAAGAAGATGATGGTGTATTTGGGGCACAAGTGTAGCATTTGTTTGAGGGTGTTCTCAAGTGGACAGGCACTGGGTGGACACAAGAGGTGCCACTGGGAGAAAGGTGATGATCCATCACAAAACCAAGGCCTCAATAATCTTTTGGACCTCAATCTGCCTGCCCCAGTTGAAGATGATTCTGCCTCCTCTTCTTATTCTTCAGGCCTCACTCTAGACTTGAGATTGGGCCTCTGA